One genomic region from Mytilus trossulus isolate FHL-02 chromosome 9, PNRI_Mtr1.1.1.hap1, whole genome shotgun sequence encodes:
- the LOC134683511 gene encoding E3 SUMO-protein ligase ZBED1-like: MLKENILSDLKMSSKSVLEHFTVPDDFQNGNTFKGKCMHCGTLISGSYKVTSNFVTHMKRKHRDLYILHSENKEIQPTLTQCIKKSVKYSPSDPKQLEMTNALIMFIAGDLLPLSIVESEEFKNLMEKADTKYQVPSRKHLSSKLLHEKLVEIKNNLVNTLKCIY; encoded by the exons atgttgaaagaaaacattttatcaGATTTAAAAATGAGCTCCAAGAGTGTACTGGAACATTTTACTGTTCCTGATGACTTCCAAAATGGAAATACTTTCAAAGGAAAATGTATGCATTGTGGCACCCTCATTAGTGGAAGTTATAAAGTTACATCCAACTTTGTTACACATATGAAG AGAAAACACAGAGATTTGTACATTCTGCATTCTGAGAATAAAGAAATTCAGCCAACATTGAcacaatgcataaaaaaaagtgtaaaatattCACCGTCTGATCCAAAACAGTTAGAAATGACAAATGCTCTTATAATGTTCATAGCTGGGGATCTTTTACCACTCTCTATTGTCGAAAGTGAAGAATTTAAAAACTTGATGGAAAAAGCTGACACTAAGTATCAAGTGCCTAGCAGAAAGCATTTATCTTCGAAACTTCTACATGAAAAattggttgaaataaaaaataaccttGTAAATACTCTTAAATGTATATACTAG